One Dama dama isolate Ldn47 chromosome 24, ASM3311817v1, whole genome shotgun sequence genomic window, CTACTAATTCAGAGTTGCAAAGGTAATGATTTTCCTCTCATAAATTATCACATACTGGGGGGattatttgctttatatttcttACTGGCTTTTTCTTGTTAGCATCTATAGATGTAGACAAAAATACTGCCTTGTTTATGACCATGGTATGCATCAAACATTTCCACTTCTAATAGGTACATTCCATGGCAACCTCTTCCAATCCACGGGAATAATTGATTTTACTATTTATACCATTATTCAGAAGCAATTAGCCTGAGAAAATCATGTCGTGGTTATATGAAAACTCGATCATGGTTGTTGAGGTATATTTGTGCTTTAAAACAGCAGTGAGTATATGACCTTATCTTCCCCTTATTAAGAAAGTGAACCAAGGAGATGAGGTGGGCATGGACCCTGTGGTGGCCAGGAAAATAAGCCTTTCAAAAATCCAAATGCAGACAGTATAATTGTCCAAAGATACTAGCTGCTGATCTCTGAACTATCTATATCAAAGGTCATGCCTCCCACAAGGTGCTCTGAGCTAATGACTAAGCCAGACAAGGATACCAATGCATTCTTAGACACTAGACTCCTTTGATCACTAAGGAGTGATCAAAGACCTAACCAAAGACTAAGCAATGCTCTCAGATGATTTTGTCCATCTTTCCATCCATTTCTTCTTCACTTGTGGTCATACTTGCATCAGATGATGATaatccttcttttttttgttttttttttttctggctcccTCTCCATTTTCTCTGATACAAGCAGAGTATTTCCCCTAATAAAATCTTTGCACTttcatattctattttatttactacTACAAGATGAACTAACTAACTTGAATTTAATTTCCCTACTCATAATCCTGTACTCAGTTCATTTAGAGGTCTGTATGGACAAGGATGAAATGCTTCCCCAGGGAAACACCTCAGTGCTCTGATGAATTGCAGTTTGGGTCTGCACCTTGGCCATGGTGGACTCCTCATGCTTGATCTGACTGGGGTGTCTCTATTGGGAAAGGCAATTGATCCCAATCATCAGAGAGAAATTAGCAGTGatacaaaatgtgtcaagaagAATTATGTTTTGAAGCAAGGGGATTTAGCAATGCATTTCTTAGCATCAATGTAGCCCTCTCTttcaaagaaaaagtaatgccaacaaacaaatgaacaaaacaaacaaacaaaaacccaagatGATTGAAGACTCAGATCTAACAATAAGAAAATCTGGACAACTTACAAGATAACTCTTATTCAGctgagatgctgagaaagattgaatggGCCAGTCTCATGCAAGAATGGAGACAGAGGTTTGCTTTGTAATTACAGAAGTAGaaacttacaatattgtagtagatAATTTTACAAATTTTAGATCCTGTTGCtcacttccttttcctttccttttttttaaactaggtaTGAGGCAATATGAATTCAAAACTCATAGAGTATGATTTTGCAGTTATCACAAGTACTGCTATCTAGAAGTCTAGAAGTGGTTAGTCTTCATCCTATGTTTTCAAAgaacatgagttttttttttttcttaatgtaagttcaaattaattttaaaaattcattttttaattagaaaagaaaaataaataaaaattaaaaaaaaataaatccaagatATTTTTGCATGGAGGAGAACATTCACAAACAATTGTATTTATGAAAgttccagaggaatcgggtggagagggaggtgggagggggggtcgggatggggaatacatgtaaatctattgctgattcatgtcaatgtatgacaaaacccactgaaaaaaataaataaataagtaaattaaaaaaaaaaaaactcatgaaactaaaagacacattTTAGAAACTGCTTTCTTTTAAGACTTCAAACTTCATTTgtgatttgtaaaataaaatttccttagaAATGTATGCTATAACTTCAAATTAATGTTGAAGATACTTCTGAATGTGTCACAATCATAGGGTGCAGATGGAATATTTCCAAAAATGAGTAGAAAGTCTTACTGCCAAACTTACACTTTAACCtattctaaaacattttttaaacaccagtgccatgtatttctttaaagttttattatgTTCCTAcatatttttatgtctttctaAGATCATTATTAGCTGTAGTTTACCTTCTTATAATGACTTGATAATATTATTTAGACTTGAATTGCAATTGAGTTGAGTTCACTTTTCCATACACAAAATATGACTATACACTTAGGTCAGTGAAGGTTATAGCATCTTAATATACATTGATAACTATTTAGAGAATTGGCTTTGGTTGCTTATTCTGAAAGGATTATAATAGGAGTTCCTGTCCAGATATTTTTTTGCAGTGAAATATAAGAATGTATGATACTAAGATGTTTTAAGGATAAGTTTATTGCAACTGCTTAAATTTTGTAACTGATATTTCCCTATAGAATGATATATTTTCCAGTTTCACTTTAACTTCTATTGACTGAATTGTTGCCACTCTAATACACCAATTTGATCTGTTAACAttactttaaaagaatatattttacacAGTTAAAAATCATTAGTGGGTAAtagatatcatttaaaaaatgagtctaAGTTGGCATAAATAGCTTTTGGTTTTAGAGCATTTTCTAGATCAAGCTTCTTGAAATTATACTGTTGGACCCAGTCTCTGTTGATTTACTTTGTGTAACAACTGGTAGTGATTATATAGGTTGGATTACATTTCCAGGTTAATATGTATCACTGCCTGTGATtagctttttcttctctgagtgaAGCTGCTACATTTTGGTGATCACttacattttgctttcttgcattttttttttttttttactgcttttaGCTATAGAAAGAAGGATGTATTCAGATTTTATTGACATAGTTACATTAATATTGGtctcactttaaaaaatcaaaattatgttcatctcatgattttttatttcttgtttgatCACTAcctttatatattctttaaataaaaaattcacttCAGAATAGTGTGTACTCATAGATGTTTACTTCTCAAGCTGTTTCTTCttactataattattattattatttattatagtaACTGTGTTTTGATGCTCAAAATGTCACAGTTGGAAATAGGAGTCTGTGTATATTCACTAtgataaaatgaaagaggagccCAGGGAGatatatagtgattcacaaaaatcatatatatgGGAATTCAGCTCAACTTTTCTCCATTGAGTAATAAATGtgagacaaagattgaaagaaTATGCTTGCTGAGCCTAGTTGTACTATTTTATGGGTGACTCTGGGCCTTTTTTTTAGTTATTCTGGGGAAAAGCACATAAAAATGCTTTAAGAAATTCTGTTATGGGAATGGAGAGAGATGATTTCAACTAGTTAATATTTGTAGAAAGTTATTAAAAACtaatttagcatttttatttctatttctagggAAAACCACACAGATACTATTCAATGAATATCAATCAGCCAAAATATTCACATGCTAAAGGAGTAGACAGTTCTGTCTCTTTATGAATGTAGAAGAagtgttttatgttttaagttatttgcttttattctaGAGTAACATGAAATTTAATTCAAGTCTTTATCTCCTAGATTCCCCTAATTTTCTTGTTTTAGGCCTCTTGAATTGTCAGGTAGCAAGAATGCAAATTCTTTAGTTTGCTTTGTCAAATTCTTAGTTGTAATAAACACAGCATGCTGGCAGCTCTTCTTGAAATAGAGTAACCTTATCAAAAACTATCTCCACATCTCCTTAGAAGGAGAGACTCCTGATTTATTTGAGGAGTTTATTCAGAGCTTCTTTCACATCCTTATTCCTCAGACTGTAGATCATAGGATTCAACATTGGGAACACTACAGTGTAAAACGTAGAAACTATTTTATCCCTGTCCAATGAATAGCTTGACTGTGGACGAGAGTAAATGTAGAGAATGGATCCATAGAACAGGGTGACAGAGATGAGGTGTGAGGaacaggtggagaaggctttgaGGCGGCCCTGGGTGGAGCGGATCTTCAGGATGGTGGCGATGATGAAGAGGTAGGAGGCCAGGATGAGCACAGTGGGGGTGATGACGTTGGAGGCGAGGACAAAGAACAGCACAGCCTGGTAGGTATCTTTTCTTCCACAAGCCAACTTCACAAGAGGTGGGATATCACAGAAAAAGTCATCAATGACATTGTTACTACAGAAGTTCAAAGCAAAAGTTCCTTTGGTAACAATGAAAGAGTTAATAAATCCACCAAGGTATGAGGATGCTATTAGACATGCACACAGCCTGCTGGGCATGACCTGAGAATAGAGCAGTGGCTTTGAGATGGCCATATAGCGGTCATAAGCCATGGCAGCCAGCAGGTAGCACTCACTGTAGGCCAGCCCCGCAGAGAAGAAGAACTGGGCTACACAGCCAGCAAAGGAGATGCTTTTGTCTTCAGAGATGCATGTCACCAGGATCTTTGGGGTGTACACAGAGGAGTACCAGAGATCCAGGAAAGACAGATTCCCAATGAAAAAATACATGGGTGTGTGAAGTCGGGAGTCGTTACCGATCAACAATATGAGGGTGGTATTTCCTAGCAGTGTCATAGAGTAGACACCAAGGAACACCACAAACAGGACCAGCTGCACCACAGGATCTGTTGTGAAGCCCACCAGGATGAAGTCAGTCACTGTGTGATTGCTCTTCCCCATGGCTAGAGGAATCTCACCCAAGATGAGAGAAAAAGTGTTCAGCTTAAATCCCTGTGTCAAATACACagaaaatatgataaataaaGGACATTGAATTATTGCCGAACCTTGAAGCCTAGGATCTTGTAATGTAAGTGCTCATTTTAGAAAGAGCTATCACTTTGCAATAAAAGCACTCAGActtgtatggtactggcacaaagacagaaatatagatcaatggaacagaatagaaagcccagagataaatccacgaacctatggacaccttatcttcaacaaaggaggcaaggatattcaatggaaaaaagacaacctctttaacaagtggtgctgggaaaactggtcaaccacttgtaaaagaatgaaactagaacactttctaacaccatacacaaaaataaactcaaaatggattaaagatctaaatgtaagaccagaaactataaaactcctagaggagaacataggcaaaacactctccgacataaatcacagcaggatcctctatgacccacctcccagaatattggaaataaaagcaaaactaaacaaatgggacctaatgaaacttaaaagcttttgcactacaaaggaaactataagtaaggtgaaaagacagccctcagattgggagaaaataatagcaaatgaagcaacagacaaagggttaatctcaaaaatatacaagcaactcccgaagctcaattccagaaaaataaatgacccaatcaaaaaatgggccaaagaactaaacagacatttctccaaagaagacatacagatggctaacaaacacatgaaaacatgctcaacatcactcattatcagagaaatgcaaatcaaaaccacaattaggtaccattacactccagtcaggatggctgctatccaaaagtctacaagcaataaatgctggagagggtgtggagaaaagtgaaccctcttacactgttggtgggaatgcaaactagtacaaccgctatggaaaacagtgtgcagatttcttaaaaaactggaattagaactgccatatgacccagcaaccccacttctgggaatacacaccaaggaaaccagatctgaaagagacacgtgcaccccaatgttcatcgcagccaggatgtttataatagccaggacatggaagcaacctacatgcccatcagcagacgaatggataaggaagctgtggtacatatacaccatggaatattactcagccattaaaaagaattcatttgaatcagttctaatgagatggatgaaactgaagcccattatacagagtgaagtaagccagaaagataaagaccaatagagtatactaacgcatatatatagaatttaaaaagatggtaatgataaccctatatgcaaaacagagaaagagacacagatgtacagaacagacttttggactctgtgggagaaggcgagggtgggatgtttcgagagaacagcattgaaacatgtatattatctatagtgaaacagatcaccagcccacgttggatgcatgaaacGAGTGCTCgagcctgatgcactgggaagacccagagggatcgagtacagaggcaggtgggaggagggatcgggatggggaatacgtgtaaatccatggctgattcatgttaatgtatgacaaaaaccactacaatattgtacagtaattagcctccaactaataaaaataaatgaaagaaaaataaagtaatacaagttgaatgtctaaaaaaaaaaaatcactcagacTTTACAGCTATATATTGCTAAAAGTTGACTTAGGCACATTATAATCTTTTAGTGTTTTTTGAGCAAACATCAGTTTGAGTCAGGCAGCTCTAAACCAAATGTAATCAAGGGTTGTTTATAGACAGGGACAGTGGGAGAGGTTTTTGTAGAAATAATGTGGaagcaaagcaagaaaaataCCTGATTGGTCATAACTCAAGAGGCTGCCTTATTAGGGAAACCTACTAACAATTGGTTATGTTGAGTTGCTCTTAAGTTTCATTTTCTCAGTTTCAAGTGAATTAAATCTGcctttggtttttatttgctCACATAGGGTGCCCAGGTATAATAGACATCTAGGTCTGATGATTTCCTTGTtgaatgacttttaaaatattcagtttcaAATTTCTGTTGCTGGTTAATTATTTTCCCTCTTAAGAATGATTGATCAACTAAAGGAAGTATGGacttataatttttattctatgCTTATTTAGTCCTTTTTGCAATGACAGTTTGCTTTTGTGCTACATGTGGGTTTTGTAGCTTAAACGGTTACCTGTTTGTATGTTTGTATCTGAAATACTGAATttagctattttaaatatatatatatatatatatatatatatataaaatctagtatttttcttttagtgCTTTCATATGTTGGAACAACCTATGCTGATACGCTtagttgcttcggtcatgtctgactctgtacaaccctatggactgcagcctaccaggagcctctgtccatgggattctctaggcaggagtacttgagtgggttgctatgccctcctccaggggacttcctgacccagggattgaacccagatctccagtattgcaggcagattctttaccactgagccaccagggaagcccgggacAACCTATAGCTGTTAAAATTTGTATCTCTTAATGCTTTATACAGATAGAAAAAAACACAAGATTATACGTAAAAAAGAGAATATATGCAaaattttggggggaaaagtATGTATAGGATCAGATCTGTATACATGTTCTGCAGTAAAAATTAGTGAATAACAATAATCTAAAGGGCCAATTTTGAATGTAATTCATACATACTGCATAAATAATTTAGTACTAGAAATTATtgcattattttagatttttattcttttctaagttTTTACTATTAAAGAGTTTTTTCCATTGTAGGAACAATTTGGCTAAAAATATGTCTTAGAATATGATCATGAAACTCAATATTGTATATGATAACTTGAACATCTCACTCTCTTCAGGATTCTCTGCAGGTAGAACTATAAATTTTCTCTTGaaatggatgtgtgtgtgctcagtcactcagttgtgtcctactctttgcagctccatggactatagcctgccaggctactctgtccatggaattttgcaggcaagaatagtagagtgggttgccatttcctactacaggggatcttcctgacccagggattgaactcgtgtctcttgcatctcctgtgtctcatgcattggcaggcagttctttaacactgtgccacctggaaagccccaaaagTAATGATACTACTTACTACAGTTTGAGAAACCACTCTTTGGAAAACACCTTTCTGGGAATTTTACCTAATTGACAAACAAGTGTCGAACATGGATTGTAGTTCCCATGAAAGACAGGAAGAGATTCAGGGCTATCAATTAACTTTCCCAGAACACTGGTGGTTGCCACCTGGCTAAGGTATTATTCTTCCTAAATAAGGATACAATTTTGTTCTATAAACTTAATAATGCAGCTTCTTCCAACATTAATATAATCACTTTCTTATATTTAGAGACAAGTTTATTTTGTTTGGAATTCATCTCAGAAATAACATATGCCTTTATGTTTATTTAAAGAATATCAAACTGAAAGAAATTTAACAGTTTTTATGTcttttgaagtttaaaaaattctaataatTTGTGCTATTTCATGGTTTTGCCTAAATTGTTTTCGAGATATTAACAAAGCTGTTTCTTCTGTAAGTGGTTCCTGTTAGATGTTTGCTTATTAGtttgtgcatttattt contains:
- the LOC133046137 gene encoding olfactory receptor 9G19-like, yielding MGKSNHTVTDFILVGFTTDPVVQLVLFVVFLGVYSMTLLGNTTLILLIGNDSRLHTPMYFFIGNLSFLDLWYSSVYTPKILVTCISEDKSISFAGCVAQFFFSAGLAYSECYLLAAMAYDRYMAISKPLLYSQVMPSRLCACLIASSYLGGFINSFIVTKGTFALNFCSNNVIDDFFCDIPPLVKLACGRKDTYQAVLFFVLASNVITPTVLILASYLFIIATILKIRSTQGRLKAFSTCSSHLISVTLFYGSILYIYSRPQSSYSLDRDKIVSTFYTVVFPMLNPMIYSLRNKDVKEALNKLLK